One window of Psychrobacillus sp. FSL H8-0483 genomic DNA carries:
- a CDS encoding Nif3-like dinuclear metal center hexameric protein — MKQTNGQQLISLFEQWAPKSLAVEGDPVGLQIGTLNKPISKVLVTLDVNPDVVQEAIDSDCQLIIAHHPPIYRGLKNMRTDLPQGSLIEKLIKHDIAVYAAHTNLDIATGGVNDLLANQLQLANVKILEPTSTEKLMKLAVFTPKESTEQVRAALNTAGAGQIGEYDACSFTSSGEGRFKPSENADPYLGIANELTIVKEDKIEVVFPVTMKSRLLKALLSIHPYEEPAYDLILLESEVNEKGLGRIGTLPNPVTLAEYARTVKQQLGVPFVRVVGDMKKTVQKIAVLGGDGNKYIQVAKRAGADVFITGDLYFHVAQDAEAINLAVIDPGHHVEQIMKVGVADYMNSACNEKKLSCTFIPSKLSTEPFQLV, encoded by the coding sequence ATGAAGCAAACAAATGGTCAACAGCTTATCTCACTATTTGAACAATGGGCCCCTAAGTCACTTGCAGTTGAAGGAGACCCCGTAGGACTTCAAATAGGTACTCTAAATAAGCCTATCTCCAAAGTGCTCGTAACACTAGACGTCAATCCTGATGTAGTACAGGAAGCAATAGATAGCGATTGCCAGCTTATCATCGCACACCATCCACCGATTTATCGAGGACTAAAAAATATGCGTACAGATTTACCGCAAGGAAGCTTAATAGAAAAACTAATTAAGCATGACATTGCAGTATACGCAGCGCATACTAATTTAGATATAGCTACTGGTGGAGTAAATGATTTACTCGCAAACCAATTACAATTGGCAAATGTGAAAATCTTAGAACCAACGTCTACCGAGAAGTTGATGAAACTAGCGGTATTCACGCCAAAAGAATCGACAGAGCAAGTAAGAGCTGCTTTAAATACAGCAGGAGCTGGTCAAATTGGAGAGTATGATGCATGTAGTTTTACTTCGAGTGGAGAAGGGCGTTTTAAACCTTCTGAAAATGCCGATCCTTATTTAGGTATAGCGAATGAACTTACCATAGTAAAGGAAGATAAAATAGAGGTTGTTTTTCCAGTTACTATGAAAAGTCGACTATTAAAAGCTTTGCTGTCTATTCATCCTTATGAAGAACCAGCCTATGATTTAATCTTATTAGAATCAGAAGTGAATGAAAAAGGACTTGGAAGAATTGGTACATTGCCAAACCCAGTCACACTTGCAGAATATGCACGAACAGTAAAACAGCAGCTTGGTGTCCCGTTTGTGCGGGTGGTTGGAGATATGAAGAAGACTGTTCAAAAAATTGCTGTGCTTGGTGGAGACGGTAATAAATACATTCAAGTCGCTAAAAGAGCAGGTGCGGATGTCTTTATAACGGGAGATTTGTACTTTCATGTGGCGCAAGATGCAGAGGCTATTAACCTAGCCGTAATTGATCCAGGCCATCATGTGGAGCAGATTATGAAAGTAGGAGTTGCTGATTATATGAATTCAGCATGTAACGAAAAGAAACTTTCATGTACATTCATTCCGTCTAAGCTTTCAACAGAACCATTTCAATTAGTATAA
- a CDS encoding tRNA (adenine(22)-N(1))-methyltransferase TrmK produces the protein MNAKNLSERLKTVASFVEKDAILADIGSDHAYLPCYLVHAGIISNAIAGEVVKGPFESAQKQVKSENLEENIDVRFGNGLEVVKEEDNVGTITIAGMGGPLIASILEAGKKKLSTVDTLILQPNIHAKAIREWAINEKWKIVNETILEEHDKIYEILVLKKGKMELTDQELLVGPMLLKEKSPVFKKKWKNEINEWQRIIDQLNNIPLTIDVQSKKEELQTKVALVRELL, from the coding sequence TTGAATGCAAAAAATTTATCGGAAAGACTAAAAACGGTCGCTTCCTTTGTTGAAAAAGATGCTATTTTAGCGGATATTGGAAGTGATCATGCCTATTTACCTTGTTACTTAGTGCATGCAGGAATAATTTCAAACGCAATTGCGGGTGAGGTTGTAAAAGGACCTTTTGAATCGGCACAAAAGCAAGTGAAAAGTGAAAATTTAGAAGAAAATATAGATGTACGATTTGGAAACGGTCTAGAAGTTGTAAAAGAAGAAGACAATGTAGGCACCATTACAATTGCCGGAATGGGAGGTCCACTAATTGCTTCTATTTTAGAAGCAGGAAAGAAAAAACTCTCTACAGTGGATACATTAATTTTACAACCCAACATTCATGCGAAAGCAATTCGGGAATGGGCAATAAATGAGAAGTGGAAAATTGTAAATGAAACGATACTAGAAGAACATGATAAGATTTATGAAATTCTAGTACTTAAAAAAGGCAAAATGGAACTGACGGATCAAGAACTGTTAGTAGGCCCTATGCTGCTGAAAGAAAAATCACCTGTTTTTAAGAAAAAATGGAAGAATGAAATAAACGAATGGCAACGAATTATTGACCAGTTAAATAATATACCATTAACAATAGATGTTCAGTCAAAGAAAGAGGAACTGCAGACAAAAGTCGCATTGGTGAGGGAGTTGCTATAA
- the cccA gene encoding cytochrome c550 codes for MQKNPIIPFILIMAFGIGLIFFLSVDGVNNKEEMATEHAAEGGGEEAAAGNFDPEALAQGKCIGCHGNSYEGGVGPKLVGTALSEEEIKEVLANGKGAMPPGLVPEENLDAMAAWVKSLE; via the coding sequence ATGCAAAAGAATCCAATAATTCCATTTATCTTAATCATGGCATTTGGTATCGGTCTAATTTTCTTCTTATCTGTTGATGGAGTAAATAATAAAGAAGAAATGGCAACGGAGCATGCTGCTGAAGGTGGCGGTGAAGAAGCGGCAGCAGGTAACTTTGATCCTGAAGCTCTTGCTCAAGGTAAATGTATCGGTTGTCACGGTAACAGTTATGAAGGTGGTGTGGGACCAAAATTAGTAGGAACTGCACTTTCTGAAGAGGAAATTAAAGAAGTATTAGCAAACGGTAAAGGCGCTATGCCACCTGGCTTAGTACCAGAAGAAAACCTAGACGCTATGGCTGCTTGGGTTAAATCTTTAGAGTAA
- a CDS encoding acyl-CoA dehydrogenase family protein, giving the protein MNFDLTQEQQMIRKTIRQFADEVVAPGAMERDKTKAFPKEIFKQLADMGMMGLPFAEEYGGAGADTISFAIVTEELSRACASTGITYSAHISLGGSPISLFGTEEQKQKYLVPICTGESFGAFGLTEPNAGSDAGGTQTTAKEDGNDFVINGNKAFITNATYAKHLALTAITDIKNGEKEISAIIVPTDADGFTVIDNYEKMGLNASNTTELVLENVRVPQENLLGKRGNGFRQFLVTLDGGRIGIGAMAVGIAQAAFDRAIRYSKERKQFGKTLSEFQITQFKLADMAMKLELARTIVYKAAWLKDQGRAFGKEASMCKLYASEIAMEIADQAIQIHGGYGYMKEYEVERFMRDAKLLEIGEGTSEVQRMVIARHLGC; this is encoded by the coding sequence ATGAATTTCGATTTGACGCAAGAACAGCAAATGATACGAAAAACAATTCGTCAGTTTGCAGATGAAGTGGTTGCTCCTGGTGCAATGGAGCGAGATAAAACAAAAGCATTTCCAAAAGAAATCTTCAAACAGTTAGCCGACATGGGGATGATGGGCTTACCGTTTGCAGAGGAGTATGGTGGAGCAGGTGCAGACACCATAAGTTTTGCGATTGTCACAGAGGAGCTAAGTCGAGCATGTGCTTCGACCGGTATTACGTATTCTGCTCATATTTCATTAGGTGGTTCTCCTATAAGTTTGTTTGGAACAGAAGAGCAAAAGCAAAAATATTTAGTTCCAATATGTACAGGTGAATCTTTTGGTGCTTTCGGATTAACAGAGCCTAATGCTGGATCAGATGCTGGAGGAACGCAAACGACTGCAAAAGAAGATGGTAATGATTTTGTGATAAATGGAAATAAAGCATTTATTACAAATGCTACCTATGCAAAACATTTAGCACTAACAGCTATTACAGATATAAAGAATGGGGAAAAAGAAATTTCTGCCATAATTGTACCAACTGATGCAGATGGATTTACAGTTATAGATAACTATGAAAAAATGGGATTAAATGCTTCTAATACAACTGAGTTAGTTTTAGAAAATGTTCGAGTTCCACAAGAAAATTTACTTGGTAAACGAGGAAATGGATTTAGACAATTTTTAGTTACGTTAGACGGTGGACGTATTGGTATCGGTGCTATGGCAGTAGGAATTGCGCAAGCTGCTTTTGATCGTGCGATTCGCTATTCAAAGGAGCGTAAACAATTTGGTAAAACACTTTCTGAATTCCAAATAACGCAGTTCAAGTTAGCGGATATGGCAATGAAACTCGAGCTAGCTCGAACGATAGTATACAAAGCGGCTTGGTTAAAGGACCAAGGTCGTGCATTTGGTAAAGAAGCTTCCATGTGTAAGTTATATGCTTCCGAAATTGCCATGGAAATAGCAGACCAAGCAATTCAAATTCATGGTGGCTACGGTTATATGAAAGAATATGAAGTAGAACGTTTTATGAGGGATGCTAAACTATTAGAAATAGGTGAAGGTACCTCGGAAGTACAACGTATGGTAATCGCAAGGCATTTAGGTTGTTAG
- the rpoD gene encoding RNA polymerase sigma factor RpoD: MADKSERTKETDIELSLAEAKKQLIELGKKNGELTYHDIAEKLASFDLESDQIEEFIDHLEGKGIELGRKDGDEEDLDRLMKGKEEETFDLNDLSVPPGVKINDPVRMYLKEIGRVDLLKASEEIALAERIEQGDEEARKRLAEANLRLVVSIAKRYVGRGMLFLDLIQEGNMGLIKAVEKFDHRKGFKFSTYATWWIRQAITRAIADQARTIRIPVHMVETINKLIRVQRQLLQDLGREPSPEEIGEEMDLPAEKVREILKIAQEPVSLETPIGEEDDSHLGDFIEDADAQSPSDHAAYELLKEQLEDVLDTLTDREENVLRLRFGLDDGRTRTLEEVGKVFGVTRERIRQIEAKALRKLRHPSRSKRLKDFLE; the protein is encoded by the coding sequence ATGGCGGACAAGTCTGAACGTACAAAAGAAACGGATATTGAATTATCATTAGCAGAAGCAAAAAAACAATTAATCGAACTAGGTAAAAAAAATGGTGAGTTAACTTATCACGATATAGCAGAGAAACTTGCTTCCTTTGACTTGGAATCCGATCAAATCGAAGAGTTCATTGATCACCTAGAAGGTAAGGGGATTGAACTTGGCCGAAAAGATGGCGATGAAGAAGACTTAGACCGTTTAATGAAAGGAAAAGAAGAAGAAACTTTCGATCTAAACGATTTAAGTGTTCCTCCTGGTGTAAAAATTAATGATCCAGTGCGTATGTATTTAAAAGAAATAGGTCGTGTTGATTTATTAAAAGCATCTGAAGAAATTGCATTGGCTGAACGAATTGAACAAGGTGATGAAGAAGCTAGAAAACGTCTAGCAGAAGCGAATCTTCGATTAGTAGTAAGTATTGCTAAGCGTTACGTTGGTCGAGGTATGCTTTTCTTAGATTTAATCCAAGAAGGTAATATGGGACTTATTAAAGCGGTTGAGAAGTTTGACCATCGTAAAGGGTTCAAATTTAGTACGTATGCAACGTGGTGGATTAGACAAGCGATCACTCGTGCGATTGCGGACCAAGCTAGAACCATTCGTATTCCTGTGCATATGGTTGAAACAATTAATAAATTAATACGTGTGCAACGTCAATTACTACAAGACTTAGGTAGAGAGCCCTCTCCAGAAGAAATTGGGGAAGAAATGGATTTACCTGCAGAAAAAGTACGTGAAATTTTAAAAATTGCGCAAGAGCCTGTTTCATTAGAAACTCCTATAGGAGAAGAAGATGATTCCCATTTAGGTGATTTTATCGAAGATGCGGACGCTCAATCTCCATCAGATCATGCAGCTTATGAGCTTTTAAAAGAGCAATTAGAAGATGTGTTAGATACATTAACAGACAGAGAAGAAAATGTACTACGCCTTCGTTTTGGTTTAGATGATGGACGTACGAGAACACTCGAAGAAGTAGGTAAAGTATTTGGTGTTACACGTGAACGTATTCGTCAAATTGAAGCGAAAGCTTTACGTAAACTTCGTCATCCATCTAGAAGTAAACGTCTTAAAGACTTTTTAGAATAG
- the dnaG gene encoding DNA primase, whose protein sequence is MTNRIEEQVIEQVRNNTDIVDVISEYVQLTKRGRNYFGLCPFHGEQTPSFSVTQEKQIFHCFGCGAGGNVITFLMDIENLSFQDAVSKLGSRIGLTIEESSSNNSEVKAPISKEVSIMKKAHEFASDYFHHLLLHTEEGENALNYLEERGFSAQLIEKYKIGWSLPNWDALTTLLERKGMDLQEIEKTGLIIRKENELKYFDRFRGRIMFPVFDETGQVIAFSGRILEKNENEAKYLNSPESPIFQKSQVLYNLDKARLEIRKQRNVVVFEGFLDVIAASKAGIENGVATMGTALTSQHITKLNRLTSNVTLCYDGDKAGMEAAKRAANSLQAQNIQTEVAIIPDAMDPDDYIKNYGEEAFQTKIIEKPHSYLSFMMIVSKRDKNFNNENDTLQYIQEILEILSERNSSVERDLYIRQLSQETNVSEEAIYQHLRKLQGKKAKQFKNEQSDPLPTQQVMTKKKRTISADERAERILLSHMLHNAQVIDIARNSSGEQCFIRDAYEAAYVRLTGYYEDYPDGDYQRFLEVLNDAELRKIVMEAALSERDPDHETEEVMDCLRHIRKYRIEQQIERKLQEAKEAEKMADMAKALKLAQEAIQLRKSLATFV, encoded by the coding sequence ATGACAAATCGTATAGAAGAACAAGTTATCGAACAAGTTAGAAATAACACAGATATTGTCGATGTAATTAGTGAATATGTTCAACTTACGAAAAGAGGTAGAAATTATTTTGGCCTATGTCCCTTTCACGGTGAACAAACACCCTCTTTTTCAGTAACCCAAGAAAAACAAATTTTTCATTGTTTTGGATGTGGGGCTGGCGGAAACGTAATTACATTTTTAATGGATATCGAAAATCTGTCTTTCCAAGATGCAGTAAGTAAACTTGGAAGTCGAATAGGTTTAACGATCGAAGAAAGCTCCTCCAATAATTCAGAAGTAAAAGCACCTATCTCAAAAGAAGTGTCAATCATGAAAAAAGCGCATGAATTTGCAAGCGATTATTTTCACCATTTACTACTTCATACGGAGGAAGGGGAAAATGCATTAAATTACTTAGAAGAAAGAGGGTTTTCTGCACAACTTATCGAAAAGTATAAAATAGGTTGGTCACTTCCTAATTGGGATGCTCTAACGACCTTATTAGAACGAAAAGGTATGGATTTACAAGAAATTGAGAAAACTGGGCTCATTATCAGAAAAGAAAATGAATTAAAGTATTTTGATCGTTTTCGAGGAAGAATAATGTTTCCCGTCTTTGATGAAACTGGGCAAGTAATTGCTTTTTCTGGAAGAATACTTGAGAAAAATGAAAATGAAGCAAAGTATTTAAATAGTCCAGAATCTCCTATTTTCCAGAAAAGCCAAGTACTTTATAACTTAGATAAAGCTAGACTAGAAATTCGAAAGCAACGCAATGTCGTTGTTTTTGAAGGTTTCTTAGATGTGATTGCAGCATCTAAAGCTGGAATAGAAAATGGCGTTGCAACAATGGGAACTGCATTGACGTCTCAACATATAACAAAACTGAATAGATTAACCTCAAACGTCACACTATGTTATGACGGAGATAAAGCTGGTATGGAAGCGGCTAAAAGAGCAGCAAACTCTTTGCAAGCTCAAAACATTCAAACTGAAGTCGCAATCATACCAGATGCAATGGATCCAGATGATTATATTAAAAACTATGGGGAAGAGGCTTTTCAAACGAAAATTATTGAAAAGCCCCATTCTTATTTATCTTTTATGATGATTGTTTCGAAAAGAGACAAAAATTTTAATAATGAAAACGATACGCTGCAGTATATTCAAGAGATCTTGGAAATACTGAGTGAAAGAAACTCTTCCGTAGAGCGTGACCTATATATTCGACAACTTTCGCAAGAGACGAATGTATCAGAAGAAGCAATTTATCAGCACTTACGAAAACTGCAAGGAAAAAAGGCAAAACAATTTAAGAATGAGCAGTCCGATCCTCTGCCAACTCAGCAAGTGATGACTAAAAAGAAGAGGACTATATCGGCAGATGAAAGAGCAGAAAGAATTCTACTTTCTCATATGCTTCACAATGCACAAGTAATTGATATAGCTCGAAATAGTAGTGGGGAACAATGTTTTATTAGAGATGCCTACGAGGCAGCTTATGTAAGATTAACTGGATATTATGAAGATTATCCAGACGGCGACTATCAGCGATTTTTAGAAGTACTAAACGATGCAGAGCTTAGAAAAATAGTTATGGAAGCAGCGCTCTCAGAACGTGATCCAGATCATGAAACAGAGGAAGTCATGGACTGTTTGCGCCATATTCGAAAATACCGGATAGAGCAACAAATTGAACGGAAGTTACAGGAAGCAAAAGAAGCAGAGAAAATGGCTGACATGGCAAAAGCACTAAAACTAGCCCAAGAGGCGATTCAGTTGAGAAAATCTTTAGCAACTTTTGTGTAA
- a CDS encoding pyruvate, water dikinase regulatory protein: MKMLNLFIVSDSIGETGELVAKAAISQFRPGLQHTKLKRFPHIDSLDHIKEITELANEQKAIILYTLVQKGMRDALIKYCDLYNLESVDLIGPVINLLEKNLEEKAFEEPGLVRKLDEDYFKKIEAIEFAVKYDDGRDPRGVLQADIVLIGVSRTSKTPLSQYLAHKRYKVANVPLVPEVEPPEELFLVDPAKCFGLVITPEKLNTIRKERLIAIGLNDDASYAKIDRINDEIAHFEKIVKKIGCRVIDVTNRAVEETANVVINHVQQK, encoded by the coding sequence ATGAAAATGCTAAACCTGTTTATAGTCTCAGATTCTATCGGAGAAACGGGCGAACTAGTAGCAAAAGCGGCAATAAGTCAATTTAGACCTGGTCTACAACATACAAAATTGAAAAGATTTCCTCATATTGATTCTTTGGATCATATTAAAGAAATTACGGAACTGGCAAATGAACAAAAGGCAATTATTTTGTATACACTTGTTCAGAAGGGCATGCGAGATGCACTTATCAAATATTGCGATCTGTATAATTTAGAATCGGTTGATTTAATTGGTCCAGTAATCAATTTATTGGAGAAAAATTTAGAAGAAAAGGCTTTTGAAGAGCCTGGATTAGTTCGGAAGTTAGATGAAGATTATTTTAAGAAAATCGAAGCAATTGAATTTGCAGTAAAGTATGATGATGGTAGAGATCCAAGAGGCGTATTACAAGCAGATATTGTTTTAATAGGCGTTTCTCGCACTTCTAAAACACCATTATCCCAGTATTTAGCGCATAAAAGATATAAAGTTGCTAATGTGCCACTTGTTCCAGAAGTGGAGCCACCAGAGGAGCTTTTCTTAGTAGATCCTGCTAAATGCTTCGGATTAGTTATTACTCCAGAAAAATTAAACACGATTCGCAAAGAAAGATTAATAGCTATTGGTTTAAATGATGATGCAAGTTATGCTAAAATAGATCGTATAAACGATGAAATCGCCCATTTTGAAAAAATCGTAAAAAAAATAGGGTGTAGAGTAATCGATGTAACAAATAGAGCAGTAGAAGAAACTGCTAATGTAGTGATTAATCATGTACAGCAAAAATAA
- a CDS encoding helix-turn-helix transcriptional regulator, translating to MSPIELNKRQVEILDIVKGNGPITGEQIAERLKLTRSTLRPDLAILTMAGFLDARPRVGYFYSGKKTSQAISDSIAQMLVKDFQSIPIVVDESMTVYDAICHMFLEDVGSLFVIDKKSLLSGVLSRKDFLRTSIGNQDLNMIPVHMIMTRMPNITYCSKEDTIIEVANKLMSRQIDSLPVVKTREDGLEVVGRITKTNITRAFLSLAEDHDL from the coding sequence GTGAGTCCAATCGAACTCAACAAACGGCAAGTCGAAATTTTGGACATTGTAAAAGGAAACGGCCCTATTACTGGTGAACAAATTGCAGAACGACTTAAATTAACTAGGTCTACTCTTAGACCAGATCTTGCTATTTTAACAATGGCTGGATTTCTTGATGCTCGCCCGCGCGTTGGATATTTTTATTCTGGCAAAAAAACAAGCCAAGCAATTTCCGATAGTATTGCACAAATGCTCGTAAAGGATTTTCAGTCTATCCCAATCGTGGTGGATGAAAGTATGACTGTATATGATGCAATCTGTCATATGTTTTTAGAAGACGTAGGATCATTATTCGTCATTGATAAAAAATCACTATTATCTGGTGTTCTTTCGAGAAAAGATTTTCTACGCACTAGTATAGGTAATCAGGATTTAAATATGATCCCAGTACATATGATTATGACAAGAATGCCAAATATTACGTACTGTTCAAAAGAAGATACGATTATCGAGGTAGCAAATAAATTAATGAGTCGTCAAATTGATTCATTACCAGTTGTAAAAACGCGAGAAGATGGATTAGAGGTAGTTGGGAGAATTACGAAAACGAATATTACACGAGCTTTCTTATCTTTAGCTGAAGACCATGATCTATGA
- a CDS encoding glycine--tRNA ligase, whose protein sequence is MKFTMENVVSLAKQRGFVFPGSEIYGGLANTWDYGPLGVELKNNVKKAWWKKFVQESPYNVGLDAAILMNPKTWVASGHIGNFNDPMIDCKKCKSRHRVDKIIEDALEKKGIEMVIDGLSFEKMEEIMKEHNVVCPSCGAFDYTEIRQFNLMFKTFQGVTEASTNEIFLRPETAQGIFVNYKNVQRSMRKKMPFGIAQVGKSFRNEITPGNFTFRTREFEQMELEFFCKPGEDMEWFQFWRNYCKDWLLKLGVAEDSIRLRDHSEDELSHYSNATTDIEFKFPFGWGELWGIADRTDFDLKQHMEHSGEDFNYIDPVTNERYVPYCIEPSLGADRVTLAFLCEAFDEEQLEGDDTRTVLRFHPALAPVKAAILPLSKKLSEGATSLFADLSKHFMVDYDESQSIGKRYRRQDEIGTPFCITYDFDSETDGQVTVRHRDSMEQTRMPIADVKAYIESHLQF, encoded by the coding sequence ATGAAATTTACAATGGAAAACGTAGTAAGCTTGGCTAAACAAAGAGGATTTGTTTTCCCAGGGTCTGAAATTTATGGCGGATTGGCGAACACTTGGGATTACGGTCCACTAGGTGTGGAATTAAAAAACAATGTAAAAAAAGCATGGTGGAAAAAATTTGTTCAAGAATCTCCTTATAATGTAGGCTTAGACGCTGCAATTTTAATGAACCCGAAAACATGGGTTGCTTCTGGACATATCGGTAATTTTAACGATCCTATGATTGACTGTAAAAAGTGTAAATCACGACACCGTGTCGATAAAATTATTGAAGATGCACTTGAGAAAAAAGGGATTGAAATGGTTATTGACGGTCTTTCATTCGAGAAAATGGAAGAAATCATGAAAGAACATAATGTCGTGTGTCCATCATGTGGTGCTTTTGACTACACAGAAATTCGCCAGTTCAATTTAATGTTCAAAACGTTCCAAGGTGTGACTGAAGCTTCAACAAATGAAATTTTCTTACGACCTGAAACTGCACAAGGTATTTTTGTTAACTACAAAAATGTCCAACGTTCGATGCGTAAAAAAATGCCATTTGGTATTGCACAAGTAGGTAAAAGTTTCCGTAACGAAATTACACCAGGTAACTTCACATTCCGTACAAGAGAATTCGAGCAAATGGAATTAGAATTTTTCTGTAAACCAGGTGAAGATATGGAATGGTTCCAATTCTGGCGCAACTATTGTAAAGATTGGTTATTAAAATTAGGCGTTGCAGAGGATAGCATTCGTTTACGTGACCACTCTGAAGACGAACTTTCTCATTACTCCAATGCTACAACAGATATCGAATTTAAATTCCCATTTGGTTGGGGCGAGCTATGGGGTATTGCCGATAGAACTGATTTTGACCTAAAACAGCATATGGAGCATTCTGGTGAAGATTTTAACTATATTGATCCAGTAACAAACGAGAGATATGTACCATATTGCATCGAACCTTCTTTAGGAGCAGACCGTGTTACACTTGCTTTCCTATGTGAAGCTTTCGACGAGGAGCAACTGGAAGGCGATGACACGCGTACTGTATTACGATTCCATCCTGCACTTGCACCTGTAAAAGCAGCGATTCTACCTTTATCTAAAAAATTATCTGAAGGTGCGACATCTTTATTTGCAGACTTAAGCAAACACTTTATGGTAGATTATGACGAGTCACAGTCTATTGGTAAACGTTACCGTCGTCAAGATGAAATTGGTACACCATTCTGTATCACATACGATTTCGACTCTGAAACAGATGGTCAAGTAACAGTACGTCACCGTGATTCTATGGAACAAACAAGAATGCCAATCGCAGATGTAAAAGCATATATTGAAAGCCATCTACAATTTTAA
- the recO gene encoding DNA repair protein RecO has product MLQKVEGIVLRTSSYGETDKIVTIFSRELGKRAAMARGAKKPTSRLSSISQPFTYAYFLIQQGRGMGTLQQGEIIDSMRSIREDIFTTAYASFIMELVDKLIDDEYPKPHVFTILQQALEAISQEYDPEAISLFVEWKMLPIAGIHPVLHQCVNCGATDGEFAFSFAQIGFLCHRCFSIDPYLIRLTPAQVKLIRTFYTVPINQVGKLSLKKESKGFIKKIVRTIYNEQVGIRLKSQGFLDQMEKTPEFFNPKKDPSSE; this is encoded by the coding sequence TTGCTTCAAAAAGTAGAAGGGATTGTCTTACGGACTTCATCATATGGAGAAACAGATAAAATAGTCACTATTTTTTCGCGAGAACTTGGAAAGAGAGCGGCGATGGCTCGTGGGGCAAAAAAACCGACGAGCCGGCTGTCCTCTATATCTCAGCCTTTCACGTATGCCTATTTTCTAATTCAACAAGGTAGAGGAATGGGAACACTACAGCAAGGCGAGATCATCGACTCGATGCGCTCTATTCGTGAAGATATTTTCACTACCGCATACGCCAGCTTTATAATGGAACTAGTTGATAAGCTAATAGATGATGAGTATCCGAAACCGCATGTGTTTACTATTTTGCAACAAGCGTTGGAAGCTATTTCGCAAGAATATGATCCGGAAGCAATTAGTTTATTTGTTGAGTGGAAAATGCTACCTATCGCAGGGATTCATCCTGTGTTACATCAATGTGTTAATTGTGGTGCGACAGATGGAGAGTTTGCATTTTCTTTTGCCCAAATTGGCTTTCTTTGTCACAGATGCTTTTCGATTGATCCGTATTTAATACGACTGACACCTGCGCAGGTCAAACTTATCCGGACTTTTTATACGGTTCCGATTAACCAGGTTGGAAAGCTTTCCTTAAAAAAAGAGTCAAAAGGGTTTATTAAAAAAATAGTTCGTACAATCTATAATGAGCAAGTCGGTATTCGTTTGAAATCGCAAGGTTTTTTAGATCAAATGGAGAAGACACCTGAGTTTTTCAATCCAAAAAAAGATCCAAGTTCAGAATAA